A stretch of the Ischnura elegans chromosome 5, ioIscEleg1.1, whole genome shotgun sequence genome encodes the following:
- the LOC124159097 gene encoding piggyBac transposable element-derived protein 2-like has translation MATSLTTKEIVYILEGDISDIDISDDEDISEENPDWLLNREAVGPDVMNTEVQGFPNIPDVGLAFEVNKCSDDSDDDDMPLAQRYPHLMNQSQRKVNRSLWTYEDLGYVDSSCDSQFSPPPDEISTPFSYFKLFVDNDMISNIVEQTNLYSVQEKCQNVNTNDKEIHQLLGIHMIMSIVTMPSYSMFWSEKSRYGQIADVMSRNRFKTLRGNLHFNNNDNMLSRDDPAYDKLFKIRPFLNALRKNFLKVEPEEHNSVDEFMIPLKAHTALKQYMKSKPHKWGVKVFARAGVSGFVYDFEIYLGKQTNVKESGLGISGDIVIRLAENIPKHKNFKLYCDNWFSSPKLFSQLRKDGILAAGTIRRNRLGQCTLKSDKELKKQGRGSFDYRLEKSENTFVLKWLDNKPVYLISNFVGAHPVENVRRWSVAEKRYIDVPQPNIVRAYNKHMGGVDKQDMLLELYRTNLKGKRYYLRVIFHFIDLSVVNAWLLYRRHCEQLKEKYMPLIEFKLSVAHALLYFGPNISNKRGRPSSSPSVEGKGVAKRTFTPRPVADVRFDGIDHWPLHVNTKNRCKLCIKSYTRVKCEKCNLPLCFSNEKNCFKTFHVK, from the coding sequence ATGGCGACATCATTGACGACTAAGGAAATAGTGTACATTTTAGAAGGTGACATCTCTGATATTGACATCTCAGATGATGAAGACATCTCAGAGGAAAACCCGGATTGGCTTTTGAATAGAGAAGCAGTCGGACCTGACGTTATGAATACCGAGGTACAGGGTTTTCCGAACATCCCTGATGTCGGACTTGCTTTTGAAGTAAATAAGTGTAGTGatgatagtgatgatgatgacatgccTTTGGCACAACGTTATCCGCATCTAATGAACCAATCGCAGAGAAAAGTAAATAGGTCATTATGGACTTATGAAGACCTAGGTTATGTTGATTCCTCATGTGACTCTCAATTTTCACCACCTCCTGATGAAATTAGCaccccattttcatatttcaagctTTTTGTTGATAATGATATGATAAGTAATATTGTAGAGCAAACTAATCTCTATTCAGTGcaggaaaaatgccaaaatgtaAACACTAATGACAAAGAAATACATCAGCTCCTAGGAATTCATATGATTATGAGCATTGTCACAATGCCAAGTTACTCCATGTTCTGGAGTGAAAAGTCGCGATATGGTCAAATTGCAGATGTCATGTCTCGCAATAGATTCAAAACTTTGCGAGGTAatctacattttaataataatgacaatatgtTGTCCCGTGATGATCCTGCTTacgataaactgttcaaaatccggccatttttaaatgctctaaGGAAAAACTTCCTGAAAGTGGAACCGGAAGAGCATaattcagtggatgaatttatgattCCTTTGAAAGCTCATACAGCATTGAAGCAGTATATGAAAAGCAAACCACACAAGTGGGGAGTGAAGGTTTTTGCTCGTGCAGGGGTTAGCGGATTtgtgtatgattttgaaatttatctgggCAAGCAAACTAATGTAAAAGAATCTGGTCTTGGAATCAGTGGTGATATTGTCATTCGGCTAGCAGAAAATATCCCtaagcacaaaaatttcaaattatattgtgATAACTGGTTTTCCTCGCCTAAACTATTCTCGCAACTAAGGAAAGATGGTATTTTAGCTGCAGGAACTATCCGTAGAAATAGGCTAGGGCAATGCACTTTGAAAAGTGACAAGGAGTTGAAAAAACAAGGGAGGGGTAGCTTTGATTATAGACttgagaaaagtgaaaatacGTTTGTTTTGAAATGGCTGGACAATAAACCAGTGTATTTAATTTCCAACTTTGTTGGGGCTCATCCTGTGGAAAATGTTCGACGCTGGTCTGTAGCAGAAAAAAGGTACATAGACGTGCCACAGCCAAATATTGTTCGTGCGTACAATAAGCATATGGGAGGAGTCGATAAACAAGATATGCTTCTGGAACTTTACAGAACAAACCTCAAAGGGAAGCGTTATTACCTCAGGGTGATTTTTCACTTCATCGACCTCAGTGTTGTAAATGCTTGGCTGTTATACCGCAGACATTGTgagcaattgaaagaaaaatatatgccctTGATTGAGTTCAAATTATCTGTAGCTCATGCATTACTCTACTTTGGTCCCAATATCTCTAATAAGAGAGGAAGACCATCTTCATCACCGAGTGTGGAGGGAAAAGGAGTGGCGAAAAGAACTTTTACACCACGGCCGGTGGCCGATGTTCGATTCGATGGGATTGATCATTGGCCTTTGCatgtaaatactaaaaatagatgtaaattgtgcataaaaagttATACGCGAGTGAAGTGCGAGAAATGCAACTTACCATTGTGCTTCTCcaacgaaaaaaactgtttcaaaacttttcatgtaaaatga